In the genome of Phlebotomus papatasi isolate M1 chromosome 2, Ppap_2.1, whole genome shotgun sequence, one region contains:
- the LOC129800528 gene encoding ganglioside-induced differentiation-associated protein 1: MCNEQKLPQKIPELEVEEPVLFYHSQSFYSQKVLLVLHEKNINFLRYEVNVAAGEQYSSWFLDLNPKGEVPVLKIGSLVVPESAQIINYVERNFQHEPHRRLLPRDLQSEQEKKILRLSNLISKLPIGTISMGSFIHVEFSPNPKPPFIAPVRRALVSSDRVMSEQLKQHAKDNPIYSEVLLRKSDFYARKRDIICKREDYVKLLERLEEILGEVESELNSQATQSNSDWWLCSPQFTIVDCCLGILLYRLYSLGLEDHLWTGGKKPHIERYFARLYTRDTFLRAIPSRISTLRTMWNKTPGNYKLGVGLLSASSVIAAFLAIRK, from the exons ATGTGTAATGAGCAGAAGTTGCCACAAAAGATCCCAGAATTGGAAGTAGAAGAGCCCGTTCTCTTCTATCATTCCCAGAGTTTCTATTCGCAAAAA GTGCTTCTCGTGCTGCATGAGAAAAACATCAATTTCCTCCGGTATGAGGTCAATGTAGCCGCTGGAGAGCAGTATTCATCGTGGTTCTTGGACCTCAATCCCAAAGGGGAAGTGCCTGTGCTCAAGATTGGCTCCCTGGTGGTGCCAGAGTCAGCACAGATTATCAATTATGTCGAGAGGAATTTCCAACATGAGCCTCATCGGCGTCTCTTGCCGCGGGATTTACAATCTGAGCAGGAAAAGAAGATTCTTCGACTGAGCAATTTGATCAGCAAACTCCCAATCGGGACTATCAGCATGGGGAGTTTTATTCATGTAGAATTTTCGCCTAATCCCAAGCCACCATTCATTGCGCCAGTCAGGAGGGCACTTGTCT CATCTGATCGGGTGATGAGTGAGCAATTGAAGCAACACGCCAAAGACAATCCAATCTACTCTGAGGTGCTGCTCCGCAAATCTGACTTCTATGCCAGGAAACGCGACATAATCTGCAAACGCGAAGACTACGTGAAACTTCTGGAACGCCTGGAAGAGATTCTGGGAGAAGTAGAGTCAGAATTGAATTCCCAAGCAACTCAGAGTAACTCAGATTGGTGGCTCTGTTCCCCCCAGTTCACCATTGTCGACTGTTGCTTGGGAATTCTCCTCTATCGCCTCTATTCTCTGGGCCTGGAAGATCATCTGTGGACAGGAGGCAAGAAACCCCATATAGAGAGGTATTTTGCTCGCCTGTATACCCGAGATACCTTCCTTCGTGCCATTCCCTCTCGAATCTCAACGCTCAGAACAATGTGGAACAAGACACCGGGCAACTACAAACTAGGAGTTGGACTCCTCAGTGCATCCTCAGTCATTGCCGCCTTCCTGGCCATACGAAAGTGA